In Microbacterium maritypicum, the following are encoded in one genomic region:
- a CDS encoding DUF58 domain-containing protein, protein MPSLITQVKSKLFIHSTRKSLHALDGAYASLLHGRSLDFEDLRKYEYGDQVRDIDWRATARLGTPLVKRSRATRMHTVLFVVDTGRSMSALAADERSKKELAILATGALGVLTLRHGDDFSTVYGDAAKVRRLAPGRSEGALEHALRTIDRAIDDSSAPSDRDALLSFVTRTISRRMIVVVITDEAPVTSETERMLRRLRVQHDVLWLTLRDADPVLDHATGRIRSDADSRWQVPDFVQGDRAIVQELTAQHDADAARRDELLTRLEISHSSLDGQDDAVAQLLQLLNRRSNARL, encoded by the coding sequence ATGCCCAGCCTGATCACGCAGGTGAAGAGCAAGCTCTTCATCCACTCGACGCGCAAGTCGCTGCACGCGCTCGACGGCGCCTACGCGTCGCTCCTGCACGGGCGCAGCCTCGACTTCGAAGACCTGCGCAAGTACGAGTACGGCGATCAGGTGCGCGACATCGACTGGCGGGCGACCGCGCGGCTGGGCACCCCGCTCGTCAAACGCTCCCGCGCGACCCGCATGCACACGGTGCTGTTCGTGGTCGACACGGGCCGCTCGATGTCGGCCCTCGCCGCCGACGAGCGATCGAAGAAGGAGCTGGCGATCCTCGCGACGGGGGCGCTCGGCGTGCTCACGCTGCGCCACGGCGACGACTTCAGCACCGTCTACGGCGATGCGGCGAAGGTGCGGCGTCTCGCGCCCGGCCGCAGCGAGGGCGCGCTCGAACACGCCCTGCGCACGATCGACCGGGCGATCGACGACAGCTCGGCGCCCAGCGACCGCGACGCCCTGCTCTCATTCGTGACCCGCACGATCTCCCGCCGAATGATCGTGGTCGTCATCACCGACGAGGCCCCGGTGACGAGCGAGACCGAGCGGATGCTGCGCCGCCTGCGCGTGCAGCACGACGTGCTCTGGCTCACCCTGCGTGACGCCGACCCCGTGCTGGATCACGCCACCGGACGCATCCGCAGCGATGCGGACAGCCGCTGGCAGGTGCCGGACTTCGTGCAGGGCGACCGTGCCATCGTGCAGGAGCTGACCGCGCAGCACGATGCCGACGCGGCGCGCCGGGATGAGCTCCTCACCCGCCTCGAGATCAGCCACTCCTCCCTCGACGGGCAGGACGACGCCGTCGCGCAGCTGCTGCAGCTGCTGAACCGGAGGTCGAATGCCCGGCTCTGA